The proteins below are encoded in one region of Bacteroides uniformis:
- a CDS encoding dihydroorotate dehydrogenase electron transfer subunit, whose amino-acid sequence MKKYILDLTVTENLRLHANYVLLKLTSPSPLPEMLPGQFAEIRVDGSPTTFLRRPISINYVDRQRNEVWFLIQLVGDGTKRLGEAKAGDIINVVLPLGNCFTMPEKPSDKLLLVGGGVGTAPMLYLGEQLAKKGCKPTFLLGARSDKDLLQLEQFAAYGEVYTTTEDGSHGEKGYVTQHSILNKVCFEQIYTCGPKPMMMAVAKYAKSKGISCEVSLENMMACGIGACLCCVENTTEGHLCVCKEGPVFNINKLLWQI is encoded by the coding sequence ATGAAAAAGTATATTTTAGATCTGACAGTGACAGAGAACCTCCGCTTGCATGCCAACTACGTGTTGTTGAAGCTGACTTCTCCATCCCCACTTCCGGAAATGCTTCCGGGACAATTTGCAGAGATTCGCGTGGACGGCTCGCCTACCACTTTTTTGCGCCGCCCCATCTCCATCAATTATGTAGATAGACAACGGAACGAGGTCTGGTTCTTAATCCAACTTGTAGGCGACGGAACCAAGCGATTAGGAGAAGCAAAAGCAGGCGATATAATCAATGTAGTGCTTCCGTTGGGAAACTGCTTCACAATGCCTGAAAAGCCCTCAGACAAGCTCTTATTGGTAGGTGGAGGTGTAGGTACAGCTCCTATGTTATATTTAGGCGAACAGCTCGCCAAGAAAGGTTGCAAGCCAACATTCCTGCTGGGTGCCAGAAGTGACAAAGATTTGCTTCAATTGGAACAATTTGCCGCCTATGGCGAGGTGTATACCACCACCGAAGATGGCAGCCACGGAGAGAAGGGATACGTAACACAACACTCCATATTAAATAAGGTGTGCTTTGAGCAGATATATACTTGCGGCCCCAAACCGATGATGATGGCAGTAGCAAAGTATGCCAAAAGTAAAGGCATCAGTTGCGAAGTATCTTTGGAAAATATGATGGCGTGCGGCATAGGCGCTTGTCTATGCTGTGTAGAAAATACCACGGAAGGTCATTTGTGCGTATGTAAAGAAGGTCCGGTTTTTAATATAAACAAACTATTATGGCAGATTTAA
- a CDS encoding dihydroorotate dehydrogenase translates to MADLSVNIGELQMNNPVMTASGTFGYGEEFADFIELSRIGGIIVKGTTLHKREGNPYPRMAETPSGMLNAVGLQNKGVHYFVEHIYPRIKDIQTNMIVNVSGSAIEDYAETAAIINELDKIPAIELNISCPNVKQGGMAFGVTAKGAEEVVKAVRSVYKKTLIVKLSPNVTDITEIARAAENGGADSVSLINTLLGMAIDAERRRPILSTVTGGMSGAAVKPIALRMVWQVAKAVKIPVIGLGGIMNWKDAVEFMLAGASAIQIGTANFIDPAVTVKVVEGINDYLNRHGYQSVKDIIGALEV, encoded by the coding sequence ATGGCAGATTTAAGTGTAAATATTGGTGAATTACAAATGAATAATCCGGTGATGACTGCATCCGGAACATTCGGATATGGTGAAGAATTCGCCGATTTCATCGAACTATCGCGAATAGGCGGTATTATTGTAAAGGGAACCACTCTTCACAAACGTGAAGGCAATCCATATCCGCGCATGGCAGAGACTCCTTCGGGTATGTTAAACGCTGTGGGACTGCAAAATAAGGGTGTTCATTACTTTGTTGAACACATCTATCCCCGCATCAAGGACATTCAGACCAACATGATTGTGAATGTTTCGGGTTCTGCCATCGAAGACTATGCCGAAACAGCCGCAATCATTAATGAACTTGACAAAATTCCTGCCATAGAATTGAACATCTCTTGCCCCAACGTGAAGCAAGGAGGAATGGCATTCGGTGTTACCGCCAAGGGCGCCGAAGAAGTGGTGAAAGCCGTGCGCTCAGTTTACAAAAAGACACTTATCGTAAAGCTCTCCCCGAACGTTACCGACATCACTGAAATAGCCCGCGCAGCCGAAAATGGCGGTGCAGACAGTGTTTCCCTCATCAATACCCTGCTGGGAATGGCTATAGACGCGGAACGCAGGCGTCCGATACTCTCCACTGTAACCGGTGGCATGTCCGGTGCGGCCGTGAAACCCATTGCCTTACGTATGGTATGGCAAGTAGCCAAAGCGGTAAAAATCCCCGTCATAGGCTTGGGAGGTATCATGAACTGGAAAGATGCTGTGGAATTCATGCTTGCAGGTGCCTCTGCCATCCAGATTGGTACGGCAAACTTCATTGATCCGGCGGTTACAGTGAAAGTGGTAGAAGGAATAAATGACTATCTTAACAGACACGGTTATCAGTCTGTAAAGGATATTATCGGTGCACTCGAGGTATAA
- the trmD gene encoding tRNA (guanosine(37)-N1)-methyltransferase TrmD, translating to MRIDIITVLPEMIEGFFNCSIMKRAQNKGLAEIHIHNLRDYTEDKYRRVDDYPFGGFAGMVMKIEPIERCINALKAERDYDEVIFTTPDGEQFNQPMANTLSLAQNLIILCGHFKGIDYRIREHLITKEISIGDYVLTGGELAAAVMADAIIRIIPGVISDEQSALSDSFQDNLLAAPVYTRPADYNGWKVPDILLSGHEAKIKEWELQQSLERTRRLRPDLLGE from the coding sequence ATGCGCATTGACATTATCACAGTTTTGCCAGAGATGATTGAGGGATTCTTTAACTGCTCCATCATGAAACGTGCTCAAAATAAAGGGCTTGCAGAGATACATATCCATAATCTTCGTGATTATACGGAAGATAAGTACCGTCGTGTAGACGATTATCCGTTTGGCGGCTTTGCCGGAATGGTCATGAAGATAGAGCCGATAGAGCGGTGTATCAACGCCTTGAAGGCCGAGCGGGATTATGACGAGGTTATCTTTACGACCCCCGATGGTGAGCAGTTCAATCAGCCGATGGCAAATACTCTTTCCCTTGCCCAGAATCTCATCATTCTCTGCGGGCATTTCAAAGGGATAGATTACCGGATTCGCGAGCATCTCATCACCAAGGAAATCAGTATCGGCGACTATGTGTTGACTGGCGGAGAACTGGCGGCGGCTGTCATGGCAGATGCCATCATCCGTATCATTCCGGGAGTGATTTCCGATGAGCAGTCTGCACTTTCAGATTCTTTTCAGGACAATCTGCTGGCCGCACCGGTCTATACACGTCCCGCTGATTACAATGGATGGAAGGTTCCGGATATTTTACTTTCCGGACATGAGGCCAAGATTAAGGAATGGGAGCTGCAACAGTCGTTGGAAAGGACCCGTAGATTGCGTCCGGATTTGTTGGGAGAGTAA
- the ligA gene encoding NAD-dependent DNA ligase LigA, producing the protein MTVKEKIDQLRAELHQHNYNYYVLNAPEISDKEFDDLMRELQDLEKEHPEYQDDNSPTMRVGSDLNKNFTQVAHKYPMLSLGNTYSENEVTDFYERVKKALNEDFEICCELKYDGTSISLTYEDGKLVRAVTRGDGEKGDDVTDNVKTIRTIPLVLHGNYPKSFEIRGEILMPWVVFEELNREKEAREEPLFANPRNAASGTLKLQNSAIVASRKLDAYLYYLLGEELPCDGHYENLQAAASWGFKTSEHTRKAHSLEEVFEYINYWDTERKNLPVATDGIVLKVNSLRQQKNLGFTAKSPRWAIAYKFQAERALTRLNRVTYQVGRTGAVTPVANLDPVQLSGTIVKRASLHNADIIEGLDLHIGDMVYVEKGGEIIPKITGVDKDARSMLIGEKVKFITHCPECGSKLIRFEGEAAHYCPNETACPPQIKGKIEHFISRKAMNIDGLGPETVDMFYRLGLIKDTADLYQLKTDDIKNLERMGEKSAENIVNGIAASKEVPFERVLFALGIRFVGETVAKKIAKSFTDIEELENADLEKLKNIDEIGEKIAQSIITYFSNPANRELVERLKSNGLQLHRTEEDLSGYTDKLAGQSIVISGVFTHHSRDEYKEMIEKNGGKNVGSISSKTSFILAGENMGPAKLEKAQKLGVKIMSEDEFLALLS; encoded by the coding sequence ATGACTGTAAAAGAAAAAATAGACCAGCTCCGTGCGGAATTACACCAGCACAACTACAATTATTATGTGCTGAATGCTCCTGAAATATCCGACAAGGAGTTTGACGACCTGATGCGCGAGCTACAAGACTTAGAGAAAGAACATCCTGAATACCAAGATGATAATTCGCCCACGATGCGTGTAGGGAGTGATTTGAATAAGAACTTCACACAAGTGGCACACAAATATCCCATGCTTTCATTGGGAAACACCTATTCCGAAAACGAAGTGACCGACTTTTACGAACGGGTAAAGAAAGCGTTGAATGAGGATTTTGAAATCTGCTGCGAGCTGAAGTATGACGGTACTTCCATCTCGCTGACTTACGAGGATGGCAAACTGGTGCGTGCCGTCACCCGTGGCGATGGCGAAAAGGGCGATGACGTGACGGACAATGTAAAGACAATCCGAACGATTCCACTGGTCCTCCATGGGAATTATCCTAAATCATTCGAAATCAGAGGGGAAATCCTGATGCCCTGGGTGGTTTTCGAAGAACTGAACCGGGAAAAGGAAGCACGTGAGGAACCGCTTTTCGCCAATCCGCGCAACGCTGCTTCCGGTACCTTGAAGTTGCAGAATTCCGCCATCGTAGCATCCAGAAAGCTGGATGCTTATCTCTACTATCTATTGGGAGAGGAATTGCCCTGCGACGGCCATTACGAGAATCTGCAAGCCGCCGCCAGCTGGGGATTTAAAACATCAGAGCACACCAGAAAAGCCCACAGCCTGGAAGAAGTCTTCGAATACATCAATTATTGGGACACGGAGCGTAAGAACCTTCCGGTAGCTACTGATGGTATTGTACTAAAAGTCAACAGCTTGAGACAACAAAAGAATTTGGGATTCACAGCCAAGTCCCCCCGGTGGGCCATCGCATACAAATTCCAGGCAGAACGTGCACTGACACGCTTGAATAGGGTTACCTACCAAGTAGGACGTACCGGCGCAGTCACTCCGGTTGCCAATCTGGACCCCGTACAACTGTCCGGCACCATTGTGAAACGTGCCTCCCTGCACAATGCAGATATTATCGAGGGGCTGGACCTGCATATAGGCGACATGGTGTATGTGGAAAAAGGCGGTGAAATCATCCCCAAAATAACCGGTGTCGATAAGGATGCCCGCAGTATGCTTATCGGTGAAAAAGTGAAGTTCATCACCCATTGTCCCGAATGCGGCAGCAAACTGATACGTTTTGAAGGAGAAGCAGCCCACTATTGCCCCAATGAAACCGCTTGTCCTCCGCAGATTAAAGGGAAAATAGAGCATTTCATCAGCCGCAAAGCCATGAATATAGACGGACTGGGACCTGAAACAGTAGATATGTTCTACCGATTGGGGCTGATAAAGGATACTGCAGATTTATACCAGCTCAAAACCGATGACATCAAGAACCTGGAACGGATGGGCGAAAAATCGGCAGAAAACATAGTCAACGGTATTGCGGCAAGTAAAGAAGTGCCATTCGAAAGAGTGCTCTTTGCACTGGGCATACGCTTCGTGGGAGAAACGGTTGCCAAGAAGATAGCCAAGTCCTTTACGGACATCGAAGAACTGGAAAACGCAGACCTCGAAAAGCTGAAAAACATCGATGAAATCGGTGAAAAAATAGCGCAGAGCATTATAACCTACTTCTCCAATCCTGCCAACAGAGAGCTGGTGGAACGGCTGAAATCGAACGGTCTGCAACTCCACCGGACGGAAGAAGACCTCAGCGGATACACCGACAAACTGGCGGGCCAGTCCATTGTCATCAGCGGCGTATTCACCCACCACTCACGGGACGAATACAAAGAGATGATTGAAAAGAACGGTGGGAAAAACGTCGGCAGTATCTCCTCCAAAACCAGCTTTATCCTGGCCGGAGAAAATATGGGACCTGCCAAACTGGAGAAAGCGCAGAAACTGGGAGTAAAGATTATGAGCGAAGATGAGTTTTTGGCATTGCTATCCTAA
- the dapA gene encoding 4-hydroxy-tetrahydrodipicolinate synthase, giving the protein MIQTRLKGMGVALITPFKEDESVDYDALMRLVDYQLQNNTDFLCVLGTTAETPTLTEEEKKKIKKMVIERVNGRIPILLGVGGNNTRAIVETLKNDDFTGVDAILSVVPYYNKPSQEGIYQHYKAISEATDLPIVLYNVPGRTGVNMKAETTLRIARDFKNVIAVKEASGDITQMDDIIKNKPANFDVISGDDGITFPLITLGAVGIISVIGNAFPREFSRMVRLALQGDYANALTIHHKFAELFKLLFVDGNPAGVKAMLNVMGMIENKLRLPLVPTRITTFEAMRKILDELNIKC; this is encoded by the coding sequence ATGATACAGACAAGATTGAAAGGAATGGGGGTAGCGCTGATTACTCCATTTAAAGAGGATGAAAGCGTTGATTACGATGCGTTGATGCGTTTGGTAGACTATCAACTTCAAAACAATACCGACTTTTTATGTGTGCTCGGCACCACGGCAGAAACTCCGACTCTGACTGAAGAAGAGAAAAAGAAAATCAAGAAAATGGTCATCGAGCGGGTGAACGGAAGAATTCCTATCCTGCTGGGCGTAGGCGGAAACAACACCCGGGCCATAGTGGAAACACTGAAAAATGACGATTTCACCGGAGTAGATGCCATTCTCTCCGTTGTTCCATATTATAACAAGCCCTCACAAGAAGGTATATATCAGCATTATAAGGCCATTTCTGAAGCAACGGATTTGCCGATTGTGCTTTATAATGTCCCCGGTCGTACCGGCGTGAACATGAAGGCAGAAACAACCCTGCGCATTGCACGTGATTTCAAGAATGTGATAGCCGTCAAAGAAGCTTCGGGCGACATCACGCAGATGGATGACATCATCAAAAACAAACCGGCCAATTTCGACGTTATTTCGGGCGATGACGGCATCACCTTCCCTCTGATTACCCTGGGGGCCGTCGGCATTATCTCGGTCATCGGAAACGCGTTCCCACGTGAGTTCAGCCGTATGGTACGTCTGGCACTGCAAGGGGACTATGCCAATGCATTGACCATTCACCACAAATTTGCCGAATTATTCAAGCTTCTGTTTGTAGACGGCAACCCTGCCGGAGTAAAAGCCATGCTGAATGTAATGGGAATGATTGAGAACAAGCTCCGCCTGCCATTGGTGCCGACCAGAATCACTACTTTCGAAGCCATGCGCAAGATTCTGGATGAATTGAACATCAAATGCTAA
- a CDS encoding patatin-like phospholipase family protein, with translation MKRVLLFFSFLLCGFILQAQKVGLVLSGGGAKGMTHIGIIRALEENNIPIDYITGTSMGAIIGSLYAMGYSPDDMEALLRSPDFKRWYSGKVEPKYEYYFKKNRPSPEFFNIRFAFRDSLHIKPQILPTSMVNPIQMNLVFVELFARATAACGGNFNKLFVPFRCIASDVYNKKPLVLSKGDLGDAVRASMSFPFVFKPIEIDSTLAYDGGIYNNFPTDVMREDFHPDVIIGSVVAANPGKPKENDLMSQLENMIMQKTDYSIPDSLGIVMTFKYDDVNLLDFDRLQELHDIGYNRTLNMMDSIKSRVHRRVNADNVRLRRLVFRSNLPQFRFRDIIIEGANAQQQAYIKKEFHDEEHEVFTYEDLKRGYFRLLADNMISEIVPHAVYDSESDLYELHLKVKMEDNFSVRLGGSVSTTSSNQIYLGIGYQNLNYYSKEITFDGQLGKIYNNAQLMGKIDLPTHISTSFRFIASISTFDYYKKDKLFSRNDKPSFNSKDERFVKLMVALPFLANKRAEFSLGYGQLEDNYFQSSVIDFDKDRSDRSTYKLLGGSIGFYGSTLNTRQYATKGYLEKLIAQVFTGRERFEPGNPQEGYSPSPQERQSWLQISYMKEAYHTMGPKFTLGWMAEALYSSKNFSENYTATMMQAGEFAPTPHSKLMYNEAFRANQYVAAGIKPIYVLNDMFQFRTEFYGFTPIFPIKKNALNKAYYGKAFSRFEYMGEVSVICHLPFGAISAYVNHYSSPRREWNVGMTIGWQLFNYRFVE, from the coding sequence ATGAAAAGAGTTTTATTGTTTTTTTCGTTTCTTCTATGTGGCTTTATTTTACAAGCTCAGAAAGTGGGGCTTGTACTGAGTGGCGGTGGAGCAAAAGGCATGACTCATATAGGCATTATCCGGGCTTTGGAAGAGAATAATATCCCCATTGATTATATAACCGGAACCTCTATGGGAGCTATCATCGGTTCTCTGTATGCTATGGGGTATTCCCCAGACGATATGGAGGCGCTGTTGCGCTCTCCCGACTTTAAGCGTTGGTATTCGGGCAAAGTGGAGCCTAAATACGAGTATTATTTTAAGAAGAATCGTCCTTCACCGGAATTTTTTAATATCCGTTTTGCTTTTAGGGACTCGCTGCATATAAAGCCCCAGATACTTCCCACAAGCATGGTCAACCCCATACAGATGAACCTGGTATTTGTGGAATTGTTTGCACGTGCTACGGCTGCATGTGGCGGTAATTTCAACAAACTGTTTGTTCCTTTTCGCTGTATAGCATCCGATGTGTACAATAAAAAGCCATTGGTATTGAGTAAAGGGGATTTGGGAGATGCGGTACGTGCTTCCATGAGCTTTCCATTTGTCTTCAAACCGATAGAAATAGACAGTACGCTTGCTTATGATGGCGGCATTTACAATAATTTCCCTACGGATGTGATGCGGGAGGATTTTCATCCGGATGTCATCATTGGCAGTGTGGTGGCGGCAAATCCCGGTAAGCCGAAGGAGAATGACCTGATGAGCCAATTGGAGAATATGATTATGCAGAAGACCGATTATTCCATTCCGGACTCATTGGGCATAGTCATGACCTTCAAGTACGATGATGTCAACCTGCTGGATTTTGACCGTCTGCAGGAATTGCACGATATAGGCTACAACCGTACTCTTAATATGATGGATTCCATCAAAAGCCGTGTTCACCGTAGGGTGAATGCTGATAATGTGCGTTTGAGGCGCCTTGTCTTCCGGAGTAACCTGCCTCAATTCCGTTTTCGGGATATTATTATTGAAGGGGCGAATGCCCAACAGCAAGCCTACATCAAAAAAGAGTTCCATGATGAAGAGCATGAAGTCTTTACTTATGAAGACTTGAAGCGCGGGTATTTTCGTTTGCTGGCAGATAATATGATTTCGGAAATAGTTCCTCATGCTGTGTATGATTCGGAATCCGATTTGTATGAGCTGCATTTGAAGGTGAAGATGGAGGATAATTTTTCCGTGCGTCTGGGGGGCAGTGTCTCTACCACGAGCTCAAATCAAATCTATTTGGGAATAGGATATCAGAACTTGAATTATTATTCCAAGGAAATCACTTTTGACGGTCAGTTGGGTAAGATTTATAATAATGCCCAGTTGATGGGTAAGATTGATTTGCCTACCCACATATCTACGTCCTTTCGTTTTATTGCTTCAATCAGTACCTTCGATTACTACAAGAAGGACAAGCTGTTTTCCAGGAATGACAAACCTTCATTCAATTCAAAGGACGAACGTTTTGTGAAGTTGATGGTTGCCTTGCCGTTTTTGGCCAATAAGCGTGCGGAGTTCAGTCTGGGATATGGCCAACTGGAAGATAACTACTTTCAATCCAGCGTAATAGATTTCGATAAGGACCGTTCGGACAGAAGTACCTACAAACTTTTGGGAGGTTCCATCGGTTTCTATGGGAGTACCCTGAATACGCGGCAATACGCGACAAAAGGCTATCTGGAGAAACTGATAGCCCAGGTATTTACCGGGAGGGAAAGATTTGAACCGGGGAATCCGCAAGAAGGGTACAGTCCTTCTCCGCAAGAACGGCAATCATGGTTGCAAATTTCTTATATGAAAGAGGCATATCACACAATGGGGCCGAAGTTCACCCTGGGATGGATGGCAGAAGCACTGTATTCGTCGAAAAATTTCTCTGAGAATTATACGGCAACCATGATGCAGGCAGGAGAATTTGCACCGACTCCGCATAGTAAACTGATGTACAATGAAGCTTTTCGTGCCAACCAGTATGTGGCTGCCGGTATCAAACCCATATATGTTTTGAACGACATGTTCCAGTTCCGGACAGAATTTTATGGCTTTACACCGATTTTTCCGATAAAAAAGAATGCATTGAATAAAGCATATTATGGAAAAGCATTCTCCCGCTTTGAGTATATGGGAGAAGTTTCTGTTATTTGTCATTTGCCCTTCGGAGCCATCTCTGCTTATGTAAATCATTATAGCTCACCGAGAAGGGAGTGGAATGTGGGGATGACCATCGGCTGGCAGTTGTTTAATTATCGCTTTGTCGAATAA
- the htpG gene encoding molecular chaperone HtpG has translation MQKGNIGVTTENIFPVIKKFLYSDHEIFLRELVSNAVDATQKLKTLSSIGEFKGEVGDLTVHVSLGKDTITVSDHGIGLTAEEIDKYINQIAFSGANDFLEKYKNDANAIIGHFGLGFYSAFMVAKKVEIITKSYREGAQAVKWTCDGSPEFTIEDTDKAERGTDIVLYIDDDCKEFLEEARISSLLKKYCSFLPIPVAFGKKKEWKDGKQVETAEDNIINDSNPLWTLKPSELKDEDYKKFYRDLYPMSDEPLFWIHLNVDYPFHLTGILYFPKVKSNIELNKNKIQLYCNQVYVTDSVEGIVPDFLTLLHGVLDSPDIPLNVSRSYLQSDANVKKISTYITKKVSDRLQSIFKNDRKQFEEKWNDLKIFINYGMLTQEDFYDRAKDFALFTDTDSKYYTFEEYKTLIKDNQTDKDGNLIYLYANNKDEQYSYIEAATNKGYNVLLMDGQLDIAVVSMLEQKFEKVRFTRVDSDIIDNLIVKEDKKNEALEAGKQEVLSSIFKSQLPKMDKTEFNITAQALGENATPIMITQSEYMRRMKEMANIQAGMSFYGEMPDMFNLVLNSDHKLVKEVLADEDKECAAVVAPVQAEMDEVNKQRTDLKKKQEGKKDEDIPTAEKDKVNELDKKWDELKTQKEGIFADYAAKNKVVRQLIDLALLQNGMLKGEALNNFVKRSIDLIK, from the coding sequence ATGCAAAAAGGTAATATTGGGGTAACTACTGAGAATATCTTCCCCGTCATTAAAAAGTTCTTGTATAGTGATCATGAAATTTTTCTCCGTGAGTTGGTTTCTAACGCGGTTGATGCTACACAGAAGCTGAAAACACTCTCCTCTATCGGTGAGTTCAAGGGTGAAGTTGGCGATTTAACCGTACATGTCTCGCTGGGAAAAGATACCATTACGGTGTCCGACCATGGTATAGGTCTTACGGCTGAAGAAATAGACAAGTATATTAACCAGATAGCTTTCTCTGGCGCCAATGACTTCCTTGAGAAATATAAAAACGATGCCAACGCCATCATCGGCCATTTTGGATTGGGTTTCTATTCGGCTTTTATGGTTGCCAAGAAAGTCGAAATCATCACTAAATCCTATCGGGAAGGCGCCCAGGCTGTAAAGTGGACATGCGATGGCAGTCCGGAGTTTACGATTGAAGACACTGATAAGGCAGAACGTGGTACGGATATCGTTCTTTACATAGACGATGACTGCAAGGAATTCCTTGAAGAAGCGCGCATTTCCTCTTTGTTGAAGAAGTATTGCAGCTTCCTCCCTATCCCGGTTGCATTCGGCAAGAAGAAAGAATGGAAAGACGGCAAGCAGGTTGAAACTGCCGAGGATAATATCATCAATGATTCCAACCCGTTGTGGACGCTGAAACCCAGCGAATTGAAAGATGAAGATTATAAGAAGTTCTACCGTGACCTTTATCCTATGTCCGACGAACCTTTATTCTGGATTCATCTGAATGTGGATTATCCGTTCCACCTTACCGGTATTCTGTACTTCCCCAAAGTGAAGAGCAACATCGAGTTGAACAAGAATAAGATTCAGCTCTATTGCAACCAGGTATATGTGACGGATTCGGTGGAAGGTATTGTTCCCGACTTCTTGACCCTGCTGCATGGTGTGCTCGATTCACCGGACATTCCATTGAACGTTTCCCGTTCTTATTTGCAGAGCGATGCCAACGTGAAGAAGATTTCTACATATATCACGAAGAAGGTGTCAGACCGTTTGCAGTCTATCTTCAAGAATGACCGTAAACAGTTTGAGGAAAAGTGGAATGACTTGAAAATCTTCATCAACTACGGAATGCTTACGCAGGAAGATTTCTATGATAGAGCCAAGGATTTTGCCCTTTTCACCGATACAGACAGCAAATATTATACTTTCGAAGAGTATAAGACGTTGATTAAAGATAACCAGACGGATAAGGATGGAAATCTGATTTATCTGTATGCCAACAATAAAGATGAACAATACAGCTACATAGAGGCCGCTACGAATAAAGGATACAATGTGCTGTTGATGGATGGACAGCTGGACATTGCGGTGGTGAGCATGTTGGAACAGAAGTTCGAAAAGGTTCGCTTCACTCGTGTAGACAGCGATATTATTGATAATCTGATTGTCAAGGAAGACAAGAAGAACGAAGCGTTGGAAGCCGGCAAGCAGGAAGTTCTTTCTTCCATCTTCAAGAGCCAGTTGCCCAAGATGGATAAGACGGAGTTCAACATCACGGCGCAGGCTTTGGGCGAAAATGCCACTCCTATCATGATAACTCAGAGCGAGTACATGCGCCGTATGAAGGAAATGGCGAATATCCAGGCTGGAATGAGCTTCTATGGCGAAATGCCGGATATGTTTAACCTGGTATTGAATTCAGACCATAAGCTGGTAAAAGAAGTTCTGGCAGATGAAGATAAGGAATGTGCTGCTGTCGTTGCTCCGGTTCAGGCAGAGATGGATGAAGTGAACAAGCAGCGTACTGACCTGAAAAAGAAGCAGGAAGGCAAGAAAGATGAGGATATACCGACTGCCGAAAAGGATAAAGTGAATGAGCTGGATAAGAAGTGGGACGAACTGAAAACACAGAAAGAAGGCATCTTCGCCGATTATGCTGCCAAGAATAAGGTTGTCCGTCAACTGATAGATTTGGCACTGCTGCAGAATGGTATGTTGAAAGGTGAAGCTTTGAACAACTTTGTCAAGAGAAGCATTGACCTGATAAAATAA